GCGGCCTCCAACGTGTCCCAGGGACAGCAGTACTCCGGGCAAATCGCCAGATTCGCTTTTCGCGTTTTCGCGAGGCGTAGGAAGGCAAGAAATCGCTCTGCAAAGGCTGCGTCCGTGCACTTGATTCCGCCTGAGTTGACCTCGACAAGCCCAGCCGGCTGCAACATCAGACATCGAAATAGCTTCGCGTCTGGGACAAGGAACCCAAAGGTCGGCGTCTTGAGGCCGTGTCTCGCGCAGACTTGTGTTAGCTCTTCGAACTGCAAGCATCCCTCGGCAGACGTGTCGGGAAGGCCGACAACCTTACCCGAGCTGGACTTCCGGAGCCAGCTTGCAGCGGAACCGATGCTGAACCGTGTCGGTGCGTCCTACCACCACGTGCGGGGACTGGCAGCGCCCACCGTCTCAATCCGTACGTAAAGACTGCACGGCTGGTCGTTCTCGGCCCCCCCTCCTGCGGCGGCGTATCGAGTGTTGTCGAGCTTCGCGACCACTCGAGAGGATGCCGCATCTTGTGATAGGCGTTTTCGGTCGCGGCTCGATAAGGGAAGGGCGCTTCGCTTTTCAGCGCTGACGCTCTTCCGCAATTTCCAACCCTTGTTCGGCGCACAGTTCGGCCAGTCGCTCTTGTGCGCGCCTCGATCCCAGTAGCGTGACCTGCTTCGTTCCGAACCTTTGCTTGGCGACGCCCACTAGCTGCTCGAGCGCATGATCCCGGGCCTCGCCGAGAAGCTCGATCGATCCTGCGGACTCTCGAAGCCGTACCCCATTCGGCAGGTTGTGGATGATGGTCCCCCGACTCGTCCGCAAGTTGCGAGATGGCAAGGCCTGGAGCCGGTCCTTGCTGCCGCTCTTGATCGCCAACCCCCGCGACTTCCGGCTTAGGCGACGCACTGCCCTGTGATCGCCGCGCGCGGCCCGCGCTGCCAGGAATTGCTTCCAAGATCCCGGGTGTGTGTCGATGCCCATGGTTCTCCACCTCTTGATAGTCGTCCTGAGCTTGCGCTCTGCAGCCTTTCTCTCGAACGAAAGTATCTTGTACACCTTGTGTTTCTCGCGCGCGGGGATGGGCATCGCTGCAATCGCGTGATGCCTCACCTTGAAGTGTCGTCGATGCGCAGCTCGGGCCGTGTCGATTTTCGCTGACAACGCATCGCGCTGCTCGTCTCGCCGAGCCCGTGCCGCGCCGAGCGCATCCTGGTACTCGCGCCAGAGTCCGTCGTCACGCAGTCGTCCGAGGGGCTCGGGTCGATACGCCTCGCGGCTCATGGTTGCGACGTGCTCCGCCGCGGGACCTGCAACGAAATCCCCGAAGCGCTCACAGAGCCTTTGTTTGGACCAGTGGCGCCCCAGAGACGAGGCCTTGCAGGCCAGGTCCCCTCGCGTTGCGTCGACCAAGGCTAGCCCATTGCCGCGCTTGACCACTCGCACGCCATGCGCGGCCAGTCGCGCGTGCAAGTCTTTCCAGCCGGAGATGGCGTCTAAGTCGATTCGTTCGCCGATGCGACTTCTGGCCCATCGAGAAAAACTCTGAACACCGCGGTGTGCCTCGTAGTCGTGGGACCGATCGGTATCGATTCGCCGCACGCTTCGATCGACCTTGTGAAGCCCCAACTCCACCTCAAGCTCGCTCGCCAAGGCTTTGAAGGCCTCCACGTCTCGCCACGGGTGGTGGATCTTTCGCGTCTTCGGGTGAATCTGATTGACTGCGACGTGAACGTGCTCGTGCTCTTGGTCGCTGTGCCGTACCGCGATGTACTGATGTTCGCCCAATCCGGCCGCATGGACTGCACGCCGCACCACCTCATCGAGCTCCCGTTCGTTCAACGAACGGTCATCGGGGTGAAGCGAGATGATCATGTGGTAGGTCCGGTCGCCCTTGGCGCGCGTGTTTGCGCGCTGAAAGGCCTCAACCACGTTGATCGCTAGTTCTGCGTCTTCGTGCCGATCGATTCCTTCGAGGTTTCCTGCGCCGTACCATGTGCACCGCTCGGTGCCTTTGGCCCGGAGCATGTAGGCCACGAGCCCGCGGAAGCGCGGACGGGTTGCGGAGGTTCTGTCCCTCTTTTTCCACTTCTTCGGCTTGATGATCATCGTGGTTGGGCGAGGCGGTCGATCACCGAGCGAATGTGCGCGCTCGTTCTCTCAATTTCCGCGAGTGTTCGTCGAATGTCTGCCTTGTCGCGACGCTCAGTCAGTGTCTTCTTGAGCAGTCCGCCGAGCCGATTCTGTTCGCCCTGAAGCCTTTGCAGCTTCTCGATTTCCTCGAGCGACTCTGCGGTCGGTAAGTCGTGGCTCAACAGGATGCGACGAACCACATCGTTGCGGCTGAGACCGCTCGCTTCTGCGAGCGCGTTTAGTTGAGCGACGTGTGCGTCTCCAAGCCGAACCGTGAGTCGATGCTTCAGTTCCCCCACGTGTCGAGCATAGGCATCGCATTCATGTTGTCGAGAAAGAAATTGGCGCTCAGCGCGCGAATAAGCCGGAGGCGTTGAGCGCGCAACGCGTGCGACCGATCACGCGACGAGCGGGAGACCGGAGCGCGTGCGGTTTTGTTGGCAGACAAAACTATCCCTTGCCCCAACAAGTTGGGTCCCACGCTGTCACACGGAGTGCACACGGAGTTCACTCAGAGTCACACGGAGTGCACTGAGAGTCACACGCTGACCAATCGCTTTCGGGGAGCCCGACGCGAAAAAAAATCACGAGCCAGGACAACATCTGGAGGGGCAAAACCGATAACAGGGGTAGGCACGATGAACGTACCGAACCAGATCCTGCATGCGAAGTTCTCGCCGAGGCTCGAGCCCTACGGGGCGTTTCGCCTCCATCTCCATGAAATCAACGCCTGGCTCAATGCAGGGTGCTCGATGCGGAGCGTCTGGATCGAATGGAGGCAAAAGGGCGCTTTTCCGGGGTGTTATCGCTCGTTTCTTCGGTACTGTCGGAAACACAATCTTCCACGTTCCGGTGCGGTTGAGCCCGAAGATCGAAGCCGCGATCACAACCATTCAGGCGGGAGTCTGTTGGCGCCGCGCCCAACACCCGTTGCGACCAACGGAGTTCAGGTTCCGAGAGCCCCGTCCCCGCCCGAACCCTCCAGTGGCTCCAAGCCCAACGCTGCGGTGAGCGTGAATTCGGCGCGCCCTTCGAAGGTCTATCCCCCGCCGGTCTCGCGGCCACGCGAATTCATTCCGTCTGAGGAGGATTGGGACAAATGAAGGAGTTTCATTGCATCGTCGGGAACAAGGGCGGCGTCGGGAAGTCGTTGGTGGCGTCCTTGGTCATGCAGTACGCAGAAGACCAAGGATGGGGCCCGCTCGCGATCGAGTGTGACCAGTCCAACCGGACCCTCTCTCGATACGAGCGCCTTCGGACGCAGCGCCTCGAGCTTCTCGATCGCGAGCAGCAAATCGACCGTCGCCGTTTCGACGCACTGATCGAAATGCTCGTTCAAGACAACGAGCCCTTCGTCGTGATGGACAATGGTCAAGCGTCGTTCGCCCCGCTCACGCGCTACATGGTCGAATGCCACGCGTTTGACATCCTCCGC
This genomic stretch from Rhodothermales bacterium harbors:
- a CDS encoding relaxase/mobilization nuclease domain-containing protein, translating into MIIKPKKWKKRDRTSATRPRFRGLVAYMLRAKGTERCTWYGAGNLEGIDRHEDAELAINVVEAFQRANTRAKGDRTYHMIISLHPDDRSLNERELDEVVRRAVHAAGLGEHQYIAVRHSDQEHEHVHVAVNQIHPKTRKIHHPWRDVEAFKALASELEVELGLHKVDRSVRRIDTDRSHDYEAHRGVQSFSRWARSRIGERIDLDAISGWKDLHARLAAHGVRVVKRGNGLALVDATRGDLACKASSLGRHWSKQRLCERFGDFVAGPAAEHVATMSREAYRPEPLGRLRDDGLWREYQDALGAARARRDEQRDALSAKIDTARAAHRRHFKVRHHAIAAMPIPAREKHKVYKILSFERKAAERKLRTTIKRWRTMGIDTHPGSWKQFLAARAARGDHRAVRRLSRKSRGLAIKSGSKDRLQALPSRNLRTSRGTIIHNLPNGVRLRESAGSIELLGEARDHALEQLVGVAKQRFGTKQVTLLGSRRAQERLAELCAEQGLEIAEERQR
- a CDS encoding ribbon-helix-helix protein, CopG family codes for the protein MGELKHRLTVRLGDAHVAQLNALAEASGLSRNDVVRRILLSHDLPTAESLEEIEKLQRLQGEQNRLGGLLKKTLTERRDKADIRRTLAEIERTSAHIRSVIDRLAQPR